GGGCGGCACGTGGCCGTAGGATCCGCTCGAGTGAGTCGTCCGGCTCCGGTCAGCGGGATCGACGCGTCGGTTCGAACGTCTCGGGCGTCCCCCGATCGACGAACTCCCGACTGATTCCCGTCGGGTAAAAGCACTTATACGGTGGCGATAATATCATACTGGAGTGCATGTCTGGCGCGTGACACGGGGATTCGCGCGTCCGACGCCGGGACGGAGGAGGTCGAGCGTGGAGACGGCCGCGGAGTCGCGTCCCGACGCCCGGGATCGACTCACGATTGTCGGGAGGACGTGACGCCGACCTGTCGGTTCGACGGGTGAGCGGGACGGTCGCCGTCTCGGATCCCGTGAACCCGAACAGAATCCCCGGCCGGAACACACCATGACCGAAATCACTGACACGCTGACTGACAAATCCCCGCCGCTGACGCGGGTATCGACCGGGATCGACGGCCTCGACGAGGTTCTCGACGGGGGGTATCTGGCTCGCCGGAACTACCTCGTTCGCGGCAGTCCTGGCGTCGGCAAGACGCTCGTCGGGTTCCACTTTCTCGCGGCCGGCGCGGACGCGGGCGACCAGTCGCTCTTCATCAACCTCGGCGAGGCGGAAGAGGACGTCCGCCGCGACGTCGAACGGTTCGGGTTGGGGAGCGAGTTCGAGTCGGTACCGATCGTCGACCTGAGCCCGTCGTCGGGATACTTCACCGACGCCGGCGACATCTTCCCGCCGGACGAGACCGAGGGCAGGTCCGTCACGCAGGAGATCGTCGACGAGGTTCGGGCGTACGACCCCGACCGCGTCGTCGTCGATCCGCTCTCGCAGTTCCGGTACCTCTCGACCGACGAGGCACACTTCCGCAAACAGGTCCTGTCGTTCCTGAAGTTCCTCAAGGAGTCCGAGGCGACGGTGGTGTTCACCGCCGAGAGCACCGCGGCCACCCCCGACGACGACCTCCAGTTCATGAGCGACGGCGTCGTCACCCTCGACTACCCGTCGCCGTCGCGGACGCTCGAGGTCAGCAAGTTCCGAGGGTCCGAGTTCCAGGGTGGAACTCACGCCGTCCGCATCACCGGGGAGGGGATGACGGTCTTTCCCCAGCTCCTCCCCGGGGAGTATCAGGCCGAGTTCTCACCGGATCCGATCCCCTCCGGCGTCCCGGAGATGGATCGACTCCTGCACGGCGGGCTGGAACGTGGGACCGTCACGCTCATGAGTGGGCCGACTGGCGTCGGGAAGACCACTACCGGGACCCAGTTCATGAAGGAGGCGGCCGGACGGGGTGATCGATCGGTCATCTACCTGTTCGAGGAGTCGAAGGCGACCTTCATGCACCGTCTGGAGGCGATCAACATGCCCGTTCGGGACATGATCGACCGCGGCTCGCTGGCGGTGAAGGAGATCGAGGCGCTCCAGCTCTCGTCGGCGGAGTTCGCCCGCGACGTCCGGCGCGAGGTGGAGGAGGAGAACACCGGGATCGTGATGATCGACGGGATCGACGGGTATCGGCTCTCCATCCGGGGCGACAGCGACCGGGGCATCACCGAACTTCACGCGCTCGGCAGCTACCTCCAGAACGTGGGGGTCACGACGATCCTGATCGGCGAGGTGGAGACCGTCACCGGGGACTTCCGGGTCACGAAAGACGAGATCAGCTACCTGGCCGACAACGTCCTGTTCCTCCGCTATCTGGAACTCGACGGTCAGCTCCGGAAGGCGGTCGGCGTGTTGAAGATGCGGGCGAGCGACTTCGAACGGACGTTGCGGGGGTTCGAGATCACCGAGTACGGAATCGCCGTCGGCGACCCGCTCACCGGACTCCGGGGCGTCCTGCGGGGCGAACCCAGGTGGATCGAAGATCCCAATACGAGCGCCGGATCGGACGGCTGAACGGGTCGCGGTCGAAACCGCGACCTCACGAACCGGGACGC
The Halomarina pelagica DNA segment above includes these coding regions:
- a CDS encoding ATPase domain-containing protein — translated: MTEITDTLTDKSPPLTRVSTGIDGLDEVLDGGYLARRNYLVRGSPGVGKTLVGFHFLAAGADAGDQSLFINLGEAEEDVRRDVERFGLGSEFESVPIVDLSPSSGYFTDAGDIFPPDETEGRSVTQEIVDEVRAYDPDRVVVDPLSQFRYLSTDEAHFRKQVLSFLKFLKESEATVVFTAESTAATPDDDLQFMSDGVVTLDYPSPSRTLEVSKFRGSEFQGGTHAVRITGEGMTVFPQLLPGEYQAEFSPDPIPSGVPEMDRLLHGGLERGTVTLMSGPTGVGKTTTGTQFMKEAAGRGDRSVIYLFEESKATFMHRLEAINMPVRDMIDRGSLAVKEIEALQLSSAEFARDVRREVEEENTGIVMIDGIDGYRLSIRGDSDRGITELHALGSYLQNVGVTTILIGEVETVTGDFRVTKDEISYLADNVLFLRYLELDGQLRKAVGVLKMRASDFERTLRGFEITEYGIAVGDPLTGLRGVLRGEPRWIEDPNTSAGSDG